TCCTCCTAACCTTTAATGCCAGAGCTCATAAAACTACCTATCACTTGCCGCTGGAACAATAAAAATCCAATCATTAAGGGTGCCGAAACAATCAACGTAGCCGCGCAGACATCAGACCACTGTGCACCCGACTCTGTGGCTTTTGCGAACATCGCCAAGCCTACAGTTAATAAGCGATTCTCCTCCGAATTGGTTACAATAAGGGGCCACAAGAAATCATTCCAATGAAAGCTGACCGACACGATCGCAAAGGACACATAAATCGGGCGTGACAGTGGGACATAGATTCTTGAAAGAATATGCAGGCGTGATGCGCCCTCCACCCGAGCAGCTTCATCCAGCTCATAGGGTAATTGCTTGAAGGACTGCCTTAACAGAAACACTCCAAAGGAGGAGGCAAAGTAAGGTAGCATAATCCCCAGCTTGGTATCCAGCAGCCCCATTTCGTTCAACACCTGATAGTTGGAAAAGATAAGTACATCTGGCGGCACCATAATTTGCACCAAAAATAACATGAATAACAGATCTTTTCCGAAGAATCGTACCCGTGCGAAAGCATAAGCAGCCATCGTCATTGTAACGAGTTGCACAGCAAGCACAACACCGCACACAAGCAATGTATTTATTAAAAATCGTCCAAAAGGCGCTCCATTCCAGACATGAATCAAATTCTCAAACGTGAAGTCCCAAGACCATCCCGCATCGATAGCGATGTCTTTGGGTAGAAAAGCCGTTCTAACCACCCATAGGAAGGGAATGATCCAGGCCGCGGCAAACGTAAATCCAACCGCATGCCACAGTATCTGCTGGATTCGGCGCTTCGTTCTTTCGGAGTTCAGTATGCGCTCCTCTTCTAAAGCTTTGCGTGTATTCTGCCTTAATACTAAGGGCAGCTTTAGTGGATTATCCTCCATGGATTCCACCT
This genomic stretch from Paenibacillus sp. FSL H7-0737 harbors:
- a CDS encoding carbohydrate ABC transporter permease — encoded protein: MEDNPLKLPLVLRQNTRKALEEERILNSERTKRRIQQILWHAVGFTFAAAWIIPFLWVVRTAFLPKDIAIDAGWSWDFTFENLIHVWNGAPFGRFLINTLLVCGVVLAVQLVTMTMAAYAFARVRFFGKDLLFMLFLVQIMVPPDVLIFSNYQVLNEMGLLDTKLGIMLPYFASSFGVFLLRQSFKQLPYELDEAARVEGASRLHILSRIYVPLSRPIYVSFAIVSVSFHWNDFLWPLIVTNSEENRLLTVGLAMFAKATESGAQWSDVCAATLIVSAPLMIGFLLFQRQVIGSFMSSGIKG